In one Halosimplex halophilum genomic region, the following are encoded:
- a CDS encoding DUF5615 family PIN-like protein, whose protein sequence is MRILCDQNVPEKYLRALADGNATVTTVEDVLEHDATDAEIAAYAETNGWVVFTNDDDFYVDGGDHGLLFYSQIEDPSPGTVVEAVERIDAVYENASEIVETVPDGWA, encoded by the coding sequence ATGCGGATACTCTGCGACCAGAACGTCCCGGAGAAGTATCTGCGTGCGCTGGCCGACGGGAACGCGACCGTGACGACCGTCGAAGACGTTCTGGAACACGACGCGACGGACGCGGAGATCGCGGCCTATGCCGAAACCAACGGCTGGGTCGTCTTCACTAACGACGACGATTTCTACGTCGATGGCGGGGACCACGGACTGCTCTTCTACAGCCAGATCGAGGATCCGTCCCCTGGGACTGTCGTCGAGGCGGTCGAGCGTATCGACGCTGTCTACGAGAACGCCAGCGAGATCGTCGAAACCGTCCCCGACGGGTGGGCGTAG
- a CDS encoding ABC transporter ATP-binding protein, whose amino-acid sequence MSEDRPLVEVEGLKKHFADDDSLLDRLLGAESRSVRAVDGVSFEVAEGETLGLVGESGCGKSTTGETLLALQDPTAGDVRFDGESVFDRDDVAAFRRRAGVVFQDPFSSLDPRQTAGAIVTEPLVIHGLPETDPDVRTEAEVNVDGIDADRVEVRVADDADRVVDAVDGVATVHVTVRRRGGELSATVAEDLAAEVVRGGGSAASDGGNGGNGGGSGDDQVVVEVRVDRSIDEIRRDQAKELLERVGLSADQVDRYPHEFSGGQRQRLGIARALALEPDFLVLDEPVSALDVSVQAQILNLLDDLQAEMGLTYLFIAHDLSVVRHISDRVAVMYLGEIVERGPVDAIFEDPQHPYTRALLESVPRADTSEQGRRVDPLKGDVPSPRDPPAGCRFHTRCPHAREACRAEAPDDYDGDAPGQRAACFRLVDDHPYWDSDPIDAAAERSGGETVGDEAAGDD is encoded by the coding sequence GTGAGTGAGGACCGCCCGCTGGTGGAAGTCGAGGGGCTGAAGAAGCACTTCGCGGACGACGACTCGCTACTGGACCGGTTGCTCGGCGCCGAGAGCCGGAGCGTCAGGGCGGTCGACGGCGTGAGCTTCGAGGTCGCCGAGGGCGAGACGCTCGGGCTGGTCGGCGAGTCGGGCTGTGGCAAGTCGACGACCGGCGAGACGCTGCTCGCGCTGCAGGACCCGACCGCCGGGGACGTGCGCTTCGACGGCGAGTCGGTGTTCGACCGCGACGACGTGGCGGCGTTCCGCCGCCGCGCGGGCGTGGTGTTCCAGGACCCCTTTTCCAGCCTCGACCCGCGCCAGACCGCCGGGGCCATCGTCACCGAACCGCTCGTGATCCACGGGCTGCCCGAGACCGACCCCGACGTGCGGACCGAGGCCGAGGTGAACGTCGACGGCATCGACGCCGACCGGGTCGAGGTCCGCGTGGCCGACGACGCCGACCGCGTGGTCGACGCCGTCGACGGCGTCGCCACCGTCCACGTGACGGTCCGGCGCCGCGGCGGGGAGCTGTCCGCGACCGTCGCCGAGGACCTGGCCGCCGAGGTGGTCCGGGGCGGCGGATCGGCGGCGTCAGATGGTGGTAATGGCGGTAATGGCGGCGGGAGCGGCGACGACCAAGTGGTCGTGGAAGTGCGGGTCGACCGGTCGATCGACGAGATACGGCGCGACCAGGCGAAGGAACTGCTGGAGCGGGTCGGGCTGTCGGCCGACCAGGTCGACCGCTACCCCCACGAGTTCTCCGGCGGCCAGCGCCAGCGGCTCGGCATCGCCCGGGCGCTGGCGCTCGAACCGGACTTCCTCGTGCTCGACGAGCCCGTGAGCGCGCTGGACGTGAGCGTCCAGGCGCAGATCCTCAACCTCCTCGACGACCTGCAGGCGGAGATGGGGCTGACCTACCTGTTCATCGCCCACGACCTCAGTGTGGTCCGGCACATCTCCGACCGCGTCGCGGTGATGTACCTCGGCGAGATCGTCGAACGGGGCCCGGTCGACGCCATCTTCGAGGACCCCCAGCACCCCTACACGCGGGCGCTGCTGGAGAGCGTCCCCCGCGCCGACACCAGCGAGCAGGGCCGCCGGGTCGACCCGCTGAAAGGCGACGTGCCCTCGCCGCGGGACCCGCCGGCGGGCTGCCGGTTCCACACCCGGTGTCCGCACGCCCGGGAGGCCTGCCGCGCGGAGGCGCCCGACGACTACGACGGCGACGCGCCGGGCCAGCGGGCGGCGTGTTTCCGGCTGGTCGACGACCACCCCTACTGGGACTCCGACCCCATCGACGCGGCCGCGGAGCGGTCCGGGGGCGAGACGGTCGGTGACGAAGCGGCCGGTGACGATTGA
- a CDS encoding DNA adenine methylase, translating into MAKPVLKWAGGKRQLLDELYARFPESFDRYHEPFFGGGAVFFDLEPAEATVNDTNPRLVNFYEQVRDRPEALIDRLREFRDPEADPDPDLPFAEETRRGAEVEQYYYQQRARFNERAYGDGWPERDDDRLEEAALLLYLNRTCYNGLYRENADGGFNVPIGRYADPDWVQADRVRAAAAALDGAELRNGDFSYVLEAAEPGDLVYFDPPYEPMSPTADFAEYSAAGFDRADQERLLEVAVELDERGVSVVLSNSGVTYDRYAEAGFFVEREGATRAINSDASSRGEVDEIVATNVPESERRGPDQRALDDY; encoded by the coding sequence ATGGCCAAGCCGGTACTGAAGTGGGCCGGGGGCAAGCGGCAGCTGCTCGACGAGCTGTACGCCCGCTTCCCCGAGTCGTTCGACCGCTACCACGAACCGTTCTTCGGCGGCGGCGCGGTCTTCTTCGACCTCGAGCCGGCCGAAGCGACGGTCAACGACACCAACCCCCGGCTGGTGAACTTCTACGAGCAGGTGCGCGACCGCCCCGAGGCGCTGATCGACCGCCTGCGCGAGTTCCGTGACCCCGAGGCCGACCCCGATCCAGACCTGCCGTTCGCCGAGGAGACGCGCCGCGGGGCCGAGGTCGAGCAGTACTACTACCAGCAACGGGCGCGCTTCAACGAGCGCGCCTACGGCGACGGGTGGCCCGAGCGCGACGACGACCGCCTGGAGGAGGCAGCGCTGTTGCTGTACCTGAATCGGACCTGCTACAACGGGCTCTACCGCGAGAACGCCGACGGCGGGTTCAACGTCCCGATCGGCCGCTACGCCGACCCCGACTGGGTGCAGGCCGACCGGGTCCGCGCGGCCGCCGCGGCGCTCGACGGGGCCGAGCTGCGCAACGGCGACTTCTCGTACGTGCTGGAGGCGGCCGAGCCGGGCGACCTGGTGTACTTCGACCCGCCCTACGAGCCGATGAGCCCGACCGCGGACTTCGCGGAGTACAGCGCCGCGGGCTTCGACCGCGCCGACCAGGAGCGGCTGCTGGAGGTGGCCGTCGAACTGGACGAACGGGGCGTCTCCGTGGTCCTCTCGAACAGCGGCGTCACGTACGACCGCTACGCCGAGGCGGGCTTTTTCGTCGAACGGGAGGGCGCCACGCGGGCGATAAACAGCGACGCGAGTTCCCGGGGCGAGGTCGACGAGATCGTGGCGACGAACGTCCCGGAGAGCGAGCGGCGCGGGCCGGACCAGCGAGCGCTCGACGACTACTGA
- a CDS encoding DUF433 domain-containing protein has protein sequence MSTAVRIVKTADVLHGKPRIEGTRVGVFQVGEAVRRGDWSEGDAAEQLGLDAAQVRAAVEYYDEHPELMDTLRKQKRARRQSIRAESRAE, from the coding sequence ATGAGTACTGCTGTTCGGATCGTGAAGACGGCCGACGTACTGCACGGGAAGCCCCGCATCGAGGGGACGCGTGTGGGCGTTTTCCAGGTCGGCGAGGCGGTCCGGCGGGGGGACTGGTCGGAGGGGGACGCCGCCGAGCAGTTGGGGCTTGACGCCGCTCAGGTCCGGGCAGCCGTCGAGTACTACGACGAGCATCCTGAACTGATGGACACCCTGCGGAAACAGAAGCGAGCTCGTCGCCAGTCGATCCGGGCCGAGAGTCGCGCGGAATAG
- a CDS encoding DUF7529 family protein, whose amino-acid sequence MTDDEDAAGGPAFAGTGAASAVREHWEDLIGDMEATAAEFEDAGWETLQLHPGDVTAVTGDRWGFDVLVPDDEFERLREWVDAGDFDEHDVYRVESGIHFALVVLKDEGGERAVCCPLYYDDAAVEGLGEVAAGEGRVYTHVRNLAEEYVTFSHEEPELFFPADGD is encoded by the coding sequence ATGACCGACGACGAGGACGCCGCGGGCGGGCCGGCGTTCGCGGGGACGGGCGCGGCGAGCGCGGTCCGCGAGCACTGGGAGGACCTGATCGGCGACATGGAGGCCACGGCCGCGGAGTTCGAGGACGCGGGCTGGGAGACGCTCCAGTTGCACCCGGGCGACGTGACCGCCGTCACCGGCGACCGCTGGGGGTTCGACGTGCTCGTCCCCGACGACGAGTTCGAGCGGCTGCGCGAGTGGGTCGACGCCGGTGACTTCGACGAACACGACGTCTACCGCGTCGAGAGCGGTATCCACTTCGCGCTCGTCGTGCTCAAGGACGAAGGCGGCGAGCGGGCGGTCTGCTGTCCGCTCTACTACGACGACGCCGCGGTCGAGGGGCTGGGCGAGGTCGCCGCCGGCGAGGGCCGCGTCTACACCCACGTCCGGAACCTCGCCGAGGAGTACGTCACGTTCAGCCACGAGGAGCCGGAACTGTTCTTCCCCGCCGACGGGGACTGA
- a CDS encoding ABC transporter permease has product MGRLDTLLRYLNPVRLASALRSSVSPRTRRNLRREFDRSFLAKLGIALITLMVALAVFAPLVAPWNPTNQNLENEQQPPLGFSRTETQTGQEMVNGSLQITNETVMVNATTAHPLGTDGLGRDMLSRVIYGARTSLLVGLLGTTLAMLLGVPTGLVSGYYSGRVDDLLMRIADVSLAFPSLVLAIALVGLWGEASVAVPDPFVVTGIAPVIRGAISLPGGLTYPTGMPETFTLPGTVIVVVGLVNWVWFARVARGEALSVREEEYVTAAESLGASDRFVIRKHVLPNSLTPILVLATIQVAAIILLESALSFLGFSGTTLSWGFDISQGREYQTTAWWIAAMPGLAIVLTVIGINLIGDWFRDALDPGIEGEGGGV; this is encoded by the coding sequence ATGGGACGACTCGACACGCTGCTCCGGTATCTGAACCCCGTCCGACTCGCATCGGCGCTGCGCTCGTCGGTGTCGCCGCGGACGCGGCGCAACCTCCGCCGGGAGTTCGACCGCAGCTTCCTGGCGAAACTCGGGATCGCCCTGATCACGCTGATGGTCGCGCTGGCGGTGTTCGCGCCGCTGGTCGCGCCGTGGAACCCGACGAACCAGAACCTCGAGAACGAGCAACAGCCGCCGCTGGGGTTCAGCCGCACCGAGACACAGACCGGCCAGGAGATGGTCAACGGGAGCCTGCAGATCACCAACGAGACCGTCATGGTAAACGCGACGACCGCCCACCCGCTGGGGACCGACGGGCTCGGCCGCGATATGCTCTCGCGGGTGATCTACGGGGCGCGCACGTCGCTGCTGGTCGGCCTGCTGGGGACGACTCTTGCGATGTTGCTGGGCGTGCCGACGGGGCTGGTCTCGGGGTACTACAGCGGCCGGGTCGACGACCTGCTGATGCGGATCGCGGACGTGAGCCTCGCGTTCCCGTCGCTCGTGCTGGCGATCGCGCTGGTGGGGCTGTGGGGCGAGGCGAGCGTCGCGGTCCCGGACCCGTTCGTGGTGACCGGGATCGCACCGGTGATACGCGGGGCGATATCGCTGCCCGGCGGGCTGACCTACCCGACCGGGATGCCGGAGACGTTCACGCTCCCCGGGACCGTTATCGTCGTGGTCGGGCTGGTCAACTGGGTGTGGTTCGCCCGCGTCGCCCGCGGGGAGGCGCTGTCCGTCCGCGAGGAGGAGTACGTCACCGCCGCGGAGTCGCTGGGCGCCTCCGACCGGTTCGTCATCCGCAAGCACGTCCTGCCCAACAGCCTCACGCCCATTCTGGTGCTGGCGACGATCCAGGTGGCGGCGATCATCCTGCTGGAGAGCGCCCTATCCTTCCTCGGGTTCTCCGGGACGACCCTCTCGTGGGGCTTCGACATCTCCCAGGGCCGGGAGTACCAGACGACCGCGTGGTGGATCGCCGCGATGCCGGGGCTGGCCATCGTCCTCACGGTCATCGGCATCAACCTCATCGGCGACTGGTTCCGCGACGCGCTGGACCCCGGCATCGAGGGTGAAGGGGGTGGCGTCTGA
- a CDS encoding universal stress protein: MSEPRDGERDVMTHALVPVADESDARATARALAPHDPDRVTVTYVVEKGGGVPDKTPVEQSEAVANEAFEAFREEFPSADDRMLYDSDVVDAIVRTADEVDASAIAFRPRGGNRLVQFLAGDKTLRLVTESDRPVVTLPDPETDAEVEEVTPEDPTETGDEPE, from the coding sequence ATGTCCGAGCCCAGAGACGGAGAACGGGACGTGATGACGCACGCGCTCGTCCCGGTGGCCGACGAGTCGGACGCGAGGGCGACGGCCAGGGCTCTCGCGCCGCACGACCCCGACCGGGTGACCGTCACGTACGTCGTCGAGAAGGGCGGCGGCGTGCCGGACAAGACCCCGGTCGAACAGAGCGAGGCGGTCGCGAACGAGGCGTTCGAGGCCTTCCGCGAGGAGTTCCCGTCGGCGGACGACCGTATGCTGTACGACTCCGACGTGGTCGACGCGATCGTCCGGACGGCCGACGAGGTCGACGCGTCGGCGATCGCGTTCCGCCCGCGAGGTGGCAACCGGCTGGTCCAGTTCCTGGCCGGCGACAAGACGCTCCGGCTCGTCACCGAGTCCGACCGACCGGTCGTGACGCTCCCCGACCCCGAGACGGACGCCGAGGTCGAGGAGGTCACGCCGGAGGACCCGACCGAGACGGGGGACGAGCCGGAATGA
- a CDS encoding ABC transporter ATP-binding protein, whose amino-acid sequence MSDADTDTDVDSDARDLLQVRDLSTRFFTERGQVNAVESVDFDVREGEVLGIVGESGSGKSVTALSLVDLVESPGRVTEGEIRYRDPELAEEFPDAADGEMVDLLELPERVRRSLRGPSFSMIFQDPMSSFNPSLTVGEQIAEAVEVQRRASARPRSTRSRTQGYGLGSYLLDGVVPGRDYTDPESHDRAVELLEQVGIPDPAERAEQYPHEFSGGMLQRAMIAQALAGEPDLLVADEPTTALDVTIQAQILELLREIQAERDMSVLLITHDLGVIARMSDRVCVMYAGEIVERGTLEDIFEESVHPYTEGLVGSIPDLADPAARLQPIEGSVPSLRDEEMDDRCYFADRCPKAMEHCLEKPPEFDLGGEHGARCVLAEREYSEAAALPDGFFDGSGELDGGSNGGGRRE is encoded by the coding sequence ATGAGCGACGCGGATACTGACACCGATGTCGACAGCGACGCCCGCGACCTCCTCCAGGTCCGCGATCTGTCGACCCGCTTCTTCACCGAGCGGGGGCAGGTCAACGCCGTCGAGTCGGTCGACTTCGACGTGCGCGAGGGGGAGGTGCTGGGGATCGTCGGCGAGTCGGGCTCCGGGAAATCGGTCACGGCCCTCTCGCTGGTCGACCTCGTCGAGTCGCCGGGCCGGGTGACCGAGGGGGAGATCCGCTACCGCGACCCCGAGCTGGCCGAGGAGTTCCCGGACGCCGCCGACGGGGAGATGGTCGACCTGCTGGAGTTGCCCGAGCGGGTGCGGCGGTCGCTGCGGGGGCCGTCGTTCAGCATGATCTTCCAGGACCCGATGAGCAGTTTCAACCCGTCGCTGACGGTCGGCGAGCAGATCGCCGAGGCCGTCGAGGTCCAGCGCCGCGCGAGCGCCCGCCCCCGCTCGACCCGCTCGCGCACGCAGGGGTACGGCCTGGGGTCGTACCTGCTGGACGGGGTCGTCCCCGGCCGCGACTACACGGACCCGGAGAGCCACGACCGGGCGGTCGAACTGCTGGAGCAGGTCGGCATCCCCGACCCCGCTGAGCGGGCCGAGCAGTACCCCCACGAGTTCTCCGGCGGGATGCTCCAGCGGGCGATGATCGCCCAGGCGCTGGCCGGCGAGCCCGACCTCTTGGTCGCCGACGAGCCGACGACCGCGCTGGACGTGACCATCCAGGCGCAGATCCTCGAACTCCTCCGGGAGATCCAGGCCGAGCGGGACATGAGCGTCCTGCTCATCACCCACGACCTGGGCGTCATCGCGCGGATGAGCGACCGGGTCTGCGTCATGTACGCCGGCGAGATCGTCGAGCGCGGGACGCTCGAAGACATCTTCGAGGAGTCGGTCCACCCCTACACCGAGGGGCTCGTCGGGTCGATCCCCGATCTGGCGGACCCGGCGGCGCGATTACAACCCATCGAGGGGTCGGTCCCGAGCCTGCGCGACGAGGAGATGGACGACCGGTGTTACTTCGCCGACCGCTGCCCGAAGGCGATGGAGCACTGCCTGGAGAAGCCGCCGGAGTTCGACCTCGGCGGCGAGCACGGCGCCAGGTGCGTCCTCGCCGAGCGCGAGTACAGCGAGGCCGCCGCGCTCCCCGACGGCTTCTTCGACGGGAGCGGGGAGCTCGACGGCGGGTCGAACGGAGGTGGTCGCCGTGAGTGA
- a CDS encoding ABC transporter permease produces the protein MGRFLARRALQGLAVVLGVVTVVFLLRYVTPGSPVDFIAPLDASQATRRRIAENLGLNRPLYVQYVDYVADLLTGDMGYSYRSRTPVRPRVLAKVPATLELALAATFVAVVLSIPLGVVSATHRHGPADYGATLFSLVGISTPNFWLGVMLVIVFAVQFDVFPTSTRPVGLLDALGNLVVIAGPQQGYAAPLDVSGFLADLRSWLLYITLPAITLGTYFTALITRLTRSGMLDQLGQGYVRAARAKGLPETLVRYRHALRNTLIPVITVVGLQMGTLVGGAVITEAVFDWPGLGTLVIDAIGNRDWPLIQGCLVVIGIGFVVVNIVVDALYATLDPQVMD, from the coding sequence ATGGGTCGGTTCCTGGCGCGGCGGGCGCTGCAGGGGCTGGCGGTCGTGCTTGGTGTCGTGACCGTCGTCTTCCTGCTGCGGTACGTGACGCCGGGGAGCCCGGTCGACTTCATCGCGCCGCTGGACGCCAGCCAGGCCACCCGCCGCCGGATCGCCGAGAACCTGGGGCTGAACAGGCCGCTGTACGTCCAGTACGTCGACTACGTCGCGGATCTGCTGACCGGCGACATGGGCTACTCCTACCGGTCGCGGACGCCTGTCCGGCCGCGCGTGCTGGCGAAGGTGCCGGCCACCCTGGAGCTGGCGCTGGCCGCGACGTTCGTGGCGGTCGTGCTCTCGATCCCGCTGGGCGTGGTCAGTGCGACCCACCGGCACGGCCCGGCCGACTACGGCGCGACGCTGTTCTCGCTGGTCGGCATCTCGACGCCGAACTTCTGGCTGGGCGTGATGCTCGTCATCGTCTTCGCCGTGCAGTTCGACGTGTTCCCGACGAGCACGCGCCCGGTCGGGCTGCTCGACGCCCTCGGGAACCTGGTGGTGATCGCGGGGCCCCAGCAGGGCTACGCCGCGCCGCTGGACGTGTCCGGGTTCCTGGCCGACCTGCGGTCGTGGCTGCTGTACATCACGCTGCCGGCGATCACCCTGGGGACGTACTTCACGGCGCTGATCACCCGGCTGACCCGCTCGGGGATGCTCGACCAGCTCGGCCAGGGCTACGTCCGCGCGGCGCGGGCGAAGGGGCTGCCCGAGACGCTGGTGCGGTACCGCCACGCGCTGCGGAACACGCTCATCCCCGTGATCACGGTCGTCGGCCTCCAGATGGGGACGCTCGTCGGCGGCGCGGTGATCACCGAGGCGGTCTTCGACTGGCCGGGGCTGGGGACGCTGGTCATCGACGCCATCGGCAACCGCGACTGGCCGCTCATCCAGGGCTGTCTGGTGGTCATCGGCATCGGTTTCGTGGTCGTGAACATCGTCGTCGACGCGCTGTACGCGACGCTGGATCCACAGGTGATGGACTGA
- a CDS encoding amino acid permease: MSGDEELAKDLGLLSAMTIGIGTMIGAGIFVLPGVAAQEAGPVVVASFLVGGVVAMINAFSVSELGTAMPKAGGGYYYINRSLGPLFGSIAGMGDWMGLAFASAFYCIGFGQYLTTLVPIPGFLFLADIQVGALIAGLIFVAVNYVGAKETGGVQTVIVLTLLSILSVFAVVGWLSFDYAVLVGEGGLSPMGYGAILPGTAVVFVSFLGYAKIATVAEELKNPGRNLPIAVIGSVALVTVVYGILVTIMLGVVPWPDLSRDAPVAQVTEIAFPGGLTGVAVTVVTLAALLATASSANASILASARINFAMGRDGIVTDWLNDIHPSFATPYRSILVTGAVILVFIAALGKQLEVLAKAASVLHLIVYALINVGLVVFREADVEEYDPDFTVPFYPVTPILGAVASLALVTFMDPIEIGLSMAFVATAVVWYLVYARRHTVYEGALGEFVTERSEEMPDIAVSAAETVAPDGGDYRVMVPLANPEHEKHLITLASAVAKQRGGSVLATHIVTVPDQTPLDRARDRADDIDATSQGLLDRAREDAETFGVPVETTTIVSHQGYEAVFDAARTHEADLVVMGWGPDSHWSPGRAESAIDDVTGDQPCDFLVLRDRGLDTSRILVPTAGGPDSDLSAAVATDLRREFDADVTLLYVADEGESAAGADFLADWANDHDLGNAKLTVETGDVETAIETAAEDATLVVLGASERGLLQRLVGGSVVMDVVEDVDCSVLLAEKRTERSLRERLFGSQ, translated from the coding sequence ATGAGCGGCGACGAGGAACTCGCGAAGGACCTGGGCCTGCTGTCGGCGATGACGATCGGGATCGGGACGATGATCGGCGCCGGGATCTTCGTCCTCCCGGGGGTCGCCGCCCAGGAGGCCGGACCGGTCGTCGTCGCCTCCTTCCTCGTCGGCGGCGTCGTCGCGATGATCAACGCCTTCTCGGTCTCCGAACTCGGGACGGCGATGCCCAAGGCCGGGGGCGGCTACTACTACATCAACCGCTCGCTCGGTCCGCTGTTCGGCTCGATCGCCGGCATGGGCGACTGGATGGGGCTCGCCTTCGCCTCCGCCTTTTACTGCATCGGGTTCGGCCAGTACCTCACCACGCTGGTCCCGATCCCCGGCTTCCTGTTCCTCGCGGACATCCAGGTCGGCGCGCTGATCGCGGGCCTGATCTTCGTCGCCGTCAACTACGTCGGCGCGAAGGAGACCGGCGGCGTCCAGACGGTGATCGTCCTCACCCTCCTGTCGATCCTGAGCGTCTTCGCCGTGGTCGGCTGGCTATCCTTCGACTACGCCGTCCTCGTCGGCGAGGGCGGGCTCTCCCCGATGGGCTACGGCGCCATCCTCCCCGGGACCGCGGTCGTGTTCGTCTCGTTCCTCGGCTACGCCAAGATCGCGACCGTCGCGGAGGAACTGAAGAACCCGGGGCGGAACCTCCCGATCGCCGTCATCGGGAGCGTCGCCCTCGTGACCGTCGTCTACGGGATCCTCGTGACGATCATGCTCGGGGTCGTCCCGTGGCCGGACCTGAGCCGGGACGCCCCCGTCGCCCAGGTGACCGAGATCGCGTTCCCCGGCGGACTGACCGGCGTGGCGGTGACGGTCGTGACGCTCGCGGCGCTGCTGGCGACCGCGTCGTCGGCCAACGCGAGCATCCTCGCCTCGGCGCGGATCAACTTCGCGATGGGGCGGGACGGCATCGTCACCGACTGGCTCAACGACATCCACCCCTCCTTCGCCACGCCCTACCGGTCGATCCTCGTCACCGGGGCCGTGATCCTCGTGTTCATCGCGGCGCTGGGCAAGCAACTCGAAGTGCTCGCGAAGGCCGCCAGCGTCCTCCACCTCATCGTCTACGCGCTGATCAACGTCGGCCTCGTCGTCTTCCGGGAGGCCGACGTCGAGGAGTACGACCCCGACTTCACGGTGCCGTTCTACCCCGTGACGCCGATCCTCGGCGCGGTGGCCTCCCTGGCACTCGTGACGTTCATGGACCCGATCGAGATCGGCCTCTCGATGGCGTTCGTCGCGACCGCCGTGGTCTGGTATCTCGTCTACGCCCGCCGGCACACGGTCTACGAGGGCGCGCTCGGCGAGTTCGTGACCGAACGCTCCGAGGAGATGCCCGACATCGCGGTCTCCGCGGCGGAGACGGTCGCGCCGGACGGCGGCGACTACCGCGTGATGGTCCCGCTGGCCAACCCCGAACACGAGAAGCACCTCATCACGCTGGCGAGCGCGGTCGCCAAACAGCGCGGCGGGTCGGTCCTCGCGACGCACATCGTCACGGTGCCCGACCAGACGCCCCTGGACCGCGCCCGCGACCGGGCCGACGACATCGACGCCACCTCGCAGGGCCTGCTCGACCGCGCCCGCGAGGACGCCGAGACCTTCGGCGTCCCCGTCGAGACGACCACCATCGTCTCCCACCAGGGCTACGAGGCCGTCTTCGACGCGGCCCGCACACACGAGGCGGACCTCGTGGTGATGGGCTGGGGACCGGACTCGCACTGGTCGCCCGGCCGGGCCGAGTCGGCCATCGACGACGTGACCGGCGACCAGCCCTGCGACTTCCTCGTCCTCCGGGACCGCGGGCTGGACACCTCGCGGATCCTCGTCCCGACGGCCGGCGGCCCGGACTCGGACCTGAGCGCGGCGGTGGCGACCGACCTGCGCCGGGAGTTCGACGCCGACGTGACGCTGCTGTACGTCGCCGACGAGGGCGAGAGCGCCGCGGGCGCGGACTTCCTCGCCGACTGGGCCAACGACCACGACCTCGGGAACGCGAAGCTCACCGTGGAGACCGGCGACGTGGAGACGGCGATCGAGACCGCCGCCGAAGACGCCACGCTGGTCGTCCTCGGGGCGAGCGAGCGCGGCCTGCTCCAGCGACTCGTCGGCGGGTCTGTCGTCATGGACGTGGTCGAGGACGTGGACTGCTCGGTCCTGCTCGCCGAGAAGCGCACCGAGCGGTCGCTCCGGGAGCGACTGTTCGGCAGTCAGTAG